The DNA region GAAACCCGTACGGCACGGGCGAGCGGGGCAATATGTCGCAGTTGGCGCGGACGGTGGCGCGAGGTCCACCGTGCGCCGGTTTCGCCCATCTCGGTACGCAGGCGCGGTAAGATGCGCACAATTCCATTCTCGCAGCGGCGGCCGCGCGTGTGCAGGCCGCTCCTCAGACCATCGAATCGATGCAATCCGTTCCGGCTTCCCTGTCCCTGACCGATACCGCGTTCTTTTTCGACTTCGACGGTACGCTCGTCGAACTGGCGCCGACGCCCGACAGCATTCACGTGCCGCCGTCGCTGCTGACGCTGCTCGATGAGCTGCGGCGCCGCTCGCATGGCGCGCTCGCCGTCGTGTCGGGCCGCGGCATCGACAACCTCGACGCGTTCCTGAACATGCCGGACCTGCCGATCGCCGGCCTGCACGGCGCCGAGCGTCGCGACGCGAACGGCGACACGCAGCGCATCGGCTTCAACGACGACCGGCTGTTGCGCATCGAGCGCGAACTCGCGTCCGTCGTCGACCGTCATCCGGGCATGCTGCTCGAAATCAAGGGAGCGGCCGTCGCGCTGCACTACCGCAATGCGCCCGAGCGCGAGCCGGCCGCGCGCGAAGCGGCCGAGCGCCTCGTCGCCGAATATGCGGACGCGTATGTGCTGCAGCCGGGCAAGATGGTGTTCGAGATCAAGCCGAAGGGTGTCGACAAGGGGCGCGCGCTGGCTGCGTTCCTCGACGAGCCGCCGTTCGCGGGCCGCGTGCCGCTGTTCGCGGGCGACGACCTGACCGACGAGAAGGGCTTCGCGGTGGTCAACGCGCGGGGCGGTCTGTCGATCAAGGTCGGCGCGGGCGAGACGTCGGCCCGCATGCGGCTCGACTCGGTCGACGCGCTGCACGCGCAGATTGCCCGCTGGCTTGGCGCGGAGCAGCGGGGCGCATGAGTCGACTCATCATCGTTTCGAACCGCGTCGCCCCGATTTCGGAAGGTGAACCGGCGGCGGGTGGCCTCGCGATCGGCGTCTACGATGCGCTGAAGGAGACGGGCGGCATGTGGTTCGGCTGGAGCGGCGAGGTGGTCGCATCCGGTGCGCCGCAGATCCGCATCGAGGAGCGCGGCCCCGTGACGTTCGCGACCGTCGGGCTGTCGCGCCGCGATTACGACCAGTACTACCGCGGTTTCTCGAACGCGACGCTGTGGCCCGCGTTCCATTACCGCGCCGACCTGATCCAGTACGACCGCCACGAGTTCGACGGCTACCGCCGCGTGAACGTGTGGCTCGCGCAGCAGCTCGTGCCGCTGCTGCAGGACGACGACGTGATCTGGGTGCACGACTATCACCTGATCCCGTTCGCGCGTGCGCTGCGGGAGGCCGGCGTGAAGAACCGCATCGGCTTTTTCCTGCACATTCCGTTTCCGGCCGCGCAGGTGCTCGTCAACGTGCCGCCGCATCGCGAGCTTGTCGAGTCGCTGTGCGCGTTCGACTTGCTCGGCTTCCAGACCGAGCCCGACCTGCGCGCGTTCTGCGACTACATCGAGTTCGAGGCGGGCGGCGAAGTGGCGCGCGAAGGGCACACGGTGCGCGTGAGCGCGTTCGGCAACACGCTGCGCGCGGCCGCCTATCCGATCGGCGTGTATCCGGACGAGATCGCGTCGCTCGCGCAGGCGGCCGAGAACGGCAAGGCCGTGCGCACGCTGGCGACGTCGCTGCGCGGGCGCCAGTTGATCATGAGCGTCGACCGGCTCGATTATTCGAAAGGGCTCGTCGAGCGGTTCCGCGCGTTCGAGAAACTGCTGGAGCACCAGACGTCGATTCGCAACCGCGTGTCGTTCCTGCAGATCGCGCCATCGACGCGCGCCGACCTGCGCGCGTACCAGGACATCCGCCTGCAGCTCGAAGCGGAGTCGGGGCGCATCAACGGCCGCTACGCGGAACTCGACTGGGCGCCGATCCTCTACATTCACCGCCAGTACGACCGGCAGGTGCTGGCCGCGCTGTACCGGCTGGCGCGCGTGGGTTTCGTCACGCCGCTGCGCGACGGCATGAACCTCGTCGCGAAGGAGTACGTGTCCGCGCAGAATCCGGACGATCCGGGCGTGCTGGTGCTGTCGCGCTTCGCGGGCGCGGCGCGTGAGCTGACGGGCGCGCTGATCGTGAATCCGATCGACATCGACGGAATGGCCGATGCGTTGTCGCAGGCGCTGACGATGCCGCTCGCCGAGCGGCGCGCGCGTTATGCGGACATGATCGCGCAGCTGCGCGAGAACAACGTGTCGGTGTGGCGCGACAACTTCCTGCGCGACCTGCAGCGCGTGTAGCCGGCGCGCCGCGCGGCGGATGCCGCGCGATGCCATGAAAAAAGCCGCCGTGCGTCGCACAGGCGGCTTTCTTATCGGTTGCGTGCCCGTGGCGTCAGGCCACGCGTTCGCCGGTCGGCGCGGTGCCGTCGGGCGCGTGATGGCGGCCGTGCTGCTTCGCGAGCAGGTCGCGGTACAGACCGGGGCGGTTGCGCAGCACGTCGGGGCTGCCGTCGTCGATCACCTTGCCGTTGCTCATCACGATGATCCGGTCGAAGTTGCGCAGCGTCGACAGCCGGTGCGCGATCGCGATCACCGTGCGGCCGACCATCAGGCGGTCGAGCGCGCTCTGGATCGCTTCCTCGGACGAGCTGTCGAGTGCGGACGTCGCTTCGTCGAGCAGCAGGATCGGCGCATCCTTCAGGATCGCGCGCGCGATCGCGATGCGCTGGCGCTGGCCGCCCGACAGCTTGACGCCGCGGTCGCCGACGATCGTGTCATAGCCTTCCGGCATCGCTTCGATGAACTCCGCGCAGCGCGCGTCGCGCGCGGCGGCGAGCACTTGCTCGCGGGTCGCGTCGGGGCGGCCATAGGCGATGTTGTCGTAGATCGTCCGGTGCAGCAGCGAGATGTCCTGCGGCACGAGCGCGATCGCGTGGCGCAGGCTGTCCTGCGTGATCACCTTCACGTCCTGGCCGTCGACCTTCACGACGCCGTCCTGCGTGTCGTAGAAGCGCTGCAGCAGCGCGAGCACGGTCGACTTGCCGGCGCCCGACTTGCCAATGAGGCCGACACGCTGGCCCGGCTCGATATGGAGGTCGAAGTGGTCGAGGATCGCGCGGCGGTGCGGATACGCGAACGTCACCCGTTCGAAATCGACGCGCCCGCCCGTGGCCGCCAGCGGCTTCGCGTCGGAGTGGTCGGGCATCCCGTGCGGTTCGAGCAGCGTCTTCACGGCTTCGGACAGGCGCGCGACGTGCTGCGTGACGTCGACGAGCGCGACCGCGAGGTCGCGCGTGCCGTGCAGGATCGTGAAGCCGAGCGAGCTGACGAGCACGATGTCGCCCGACGTCGCGCGGCCCTGGTCCCACAGCCACAGCGCCCAGCCGAGCAGGCCGGCCGACAGCATCGCGGTGATCACCGCATGCAGCAGCCGCAGCTTCTCGAGATAGAACAGGCTCTGCTGGCGTGCGTCCATCTCCGCCTTGATCGTTGCGCTGAAGCGCTTCTGTTCGCGCACCGTCATCCCGAACGCACGCACGAGCCCCATGTTGCCGATCACGTCGACGAGCTCGCCGTCGACCGCCGCGGCCTTCGCCGCGAATGCATGGTGGCGCGCCGAGCCGCGCCCGGCCAGCTTGAACAGGATGATCGACAGCACGGCCGAGCAGCCGAGCAGGCCGGCGGCCATCAGCGGATTGACGACGATGATCATCAGGATCGCGCCCATCACCGCGATGCACGGCGGCAGCACGTTCCACGCCATCGTGTTCTCCGACGTATAGACGGCGTTCGACGTGGCCGTGATGCGGCTTGCGAGCGTGCCCGGCTGCTTTTCCGAGTAGTAGGTCGGCGAATGGCCGATCAGATACTGGAACAGGTCGCGCCGCAGGTCGCCGGTGACCGCGACGAACGTGTGCGCGGCAGCCCAGCCGCCGACCCGCCACAGCAGGTTGTCGGCCGCGATCAGCCCGACGAGCAGCGCGAACGCGCTCCACAGCGGGCCCGGATGATGGCGCCCGGTCGCCAGCACGTCGATCAGGTGCTTGATCGCGTATTGCGAGCCGAGCGCGCAGCCGACGGCAGCCAGCACGCTGCAGAGCACGACGAGGTGAGCAACGGGATGCAGGCGGATGTAGCGGAACAGGAACGCGATCGGCCGGTGCGCGTAGCTCGAGAGCTTCGCGTTGTGGGCGTTGCGCTGGGCGGGGGTAAGAGATTCCAAAATATGCGTGCGGTGATTCGGTGATTGAGCGTGGCGGCTGGATCGCATGCCGGCATGCGCTCGGACTGAATAATCCGGCATTGTAAACAAGGCCTGCGTCGCGCTGCGCGAATCTTGCCTGGGCCAGAGGCTCGCGAGCGATTTTGAGATAAAATCCTGGCATCCCGTCCTGTTTCATGTGCCGGAATCACGCTGCCGGCACGCACGGGTGACAAGGATCGCCAAAAGGGCCTTCCACTCTAGAACGGACACCCGAGTCCGCGGGTTGCAAAGTGTTGCGCCTTTGTAACAAAGTAAAGTGTTTGAAATGTCGGGGGCCGTCTCGGGATTAACCCTAGATAATCGGCTCCGGGGTCGATCCCAGGTTTTTTTACGAACCCCTGTCAACGGGTCTTCGTTTCGAACGTTCTATGCCTGTCGCGTCGCCGACGCTCCTTGAGCAGCGCGGGGTCGACGCCCCGGCAGGCTGATTCGTCCGACCGTCGGACGAAATGCATCCAGCCCGACCGCTGGCAGGTTGCCGACCCATACCTGGTTTTTAGCCGATTTTTTAGGAGTTACGCATGCGAATCGCCCAAATCGCTCCGTTGCATGAGGCAGTCCCCCCGAAGCTTTACGGTGGTACCGAGCGAGTGGTGTCCTATCTGACCGAAGCACTTGTCGAGATGGGGCATGACGTCACGCTCTTCGCGAGCGGCGATTCGCAGACCTCCGCGAAGCTCGAAGCGTGCTGGCCGCAGGCGCTGCGCCTCGACCCGACGATCCGCGACGTGATGGCCCCGCACATGCTGCTCCTCGAGCAAGTGCGCCGCCGCGCGGAAGAGTTCGACGTCCTGCACTGCCACATCGACTACTACCCGTTCTCGCTGTTCTCGCGCCAGCCGGTCCCGCATCTGACGACGATGCACGGCCGTCTCGACCTGCCGGAACTGCAGCCGATCTTCAACGCGTTCAGCGACGTGCCGGTCGTGTCGATTTCCGACAACCAGCGCATCCCGCTGCCGCAGGCGAACTGGCTGTCGACCGTGTATCACGGCCTGCCGGAAAACCTGCTGACGCCGATCCCGAACGTGAAGCCGAGCTATCTCGCGTTCCTCGGCCGTATCTCGCCGGAAAAGCGTGTCGACACCGCGATCCGCATCGCCGAGCAGGCCGGCCTGCCGATCAAGATCGCCGCGAAGCTCGACAAGGCTGACCGCGCGTACTACGAAGAGAAGATCAAGCCGCTGTTCGCGCTGCCGCACGTCGAGTATATCGGCGAAATCAGCGAGTCGGAAAAGACCGAATTCCTGGGCAACGCGCACGCGCTGCTGTTCCCGATCGACTGGCCGGAGCCGTTCGGCCTGGTGATGATCGAGGCGATGGCTTGCGGCACGCCGGTGATCGCGTTCAAGCGCGGCTCGGTGCCGGAAGTGATCGACAACGGCGTGTCGGGCTTCGTCGTCGAAGACGAACTCTCGGCCGTTGCGGCGCTCAACCGCCTCGATACGCTGCCGCGCGAGAAGGTGCGGGCCGCGTTCGAAGCACGCTTCTCGTCGAAGGTGATGGCGCAGAACTACGTGAAGGGCTACGAGGAACTGCTGCGCCAGAAGCACCGCACGGTGCTGCGCGAAGTCAACGCAAACTGATGCCGGGCCGCCGGCCGCACCGCGGTTGACGCCCTCAGCGACGCCCCGTCCGGGACCCCGGCGGGGCGTTGTCACATCTGCGGCGCGGATCTGTTGTATTCTCGCCGCGCCCGACGCCGCGAACGGCCCCGGAAGGGGGCCGGCACGCCATCCGGCAATCTGTCCAGACGGTAATGTCCCTATAATGGCCGTGCCGTGAAATCCGGCCCTGCACGAACATCGAGAGGAGAGCAGTCTTGGCGAGAACGAAAACGACGCGCGCAGCGCCGGCCCCCGGCGCCGGCGTGATCTTCGCATTGCGCGCGATCGGGCTCGTGCTGTTCGCGCGCTGGCTGTTCTCGATGTCCCAGATGGGCTATCGCGCGTCGCTGTCGGCGATGGTGTCGTCGCCGTGGGCGTTCGTCTATCTAGTGCTGATCTTCCTGCTGCTCGCGCTGCCGGGCGCCGCCGCGCGCGCCGAACGGCCGTTCCATCCGCTGCCGCAGTGGCTGCGCCAGGCGCTGCGCGTGTTCGCGCTGATCGGTTTCCTGTTTGCCGTCTGGTCGATCGGCGCGTTCGCGTGGGCGGCCGGCTGGCGTTCTGCGCTGCACGCGGTGACGGCGACCAACGGCTGGCTGATCGCCGCGCCGGCGCTGTATGCGGCGATCGTGTGGATGTGCCGGCCGCGGCCGCTGTGGCGGACCAACGTGGCCGCGCGCCGTTTCGCGGTCGGCCGCTACGCGATCTCGCTCGATACGCTCACCCGTACCGCGATCGTCTGGATGGAGAGCCGCAAGGTCGGCCAGTACGACGCGCGCGAACTCTCCGTGCGCTGGCCCGGCCAGGTTGCGCCGGCAGCGGGCGAGCCGGGTGCGCAGCCGGCCGCCGTGCCGCCGCGTCGCGGCAGCCTGTTCCGGCGGCCGAAGGTCGAGCTGCTGTGGGATTCGCCGGCGGCCGTCGGCCATAACCGGCAGATCGTGATGCGCGCGCCGCTCGTGACCGAGGGCGACCGCGTCGCGGTGCTCGCGCTCGACGCGGCGCTCAAGCAGATCGTCTGACAAGGCCTGCGCGGCGCGCGGGCGACAAGGAGGCGCAATGATCGTCCGCTGGTTGCTGGCAGCCGTTCACCTGATGGCGTTTGGCGTCGCGTTCGCCGCGATCGCGGGGCGCAACCGCGCGCTGCGCCGGGTCATCGCGTCCGCGCAGGCCGCCGACCTGCCCGGCGTGTTCAAGGCCGATGCGGCCTGGGGATTGTCCGCGCTGGTGCTGATCGCGACGGGGCTCGCGCGCGCGTTCGGCGGCTTCGAGAAAGGCTCCGCGTATTACCTTCACGAGCCGCTCTTTCACCTCAAGATGACCGCGCTCGTGCTGATCCTGCTGCTCGAGGTCGTGCCGATGCTCGGGCTGATCCGCTGGCGCGTCGCCGCGCGGCGGCAGCAGATGCCGGATCTCGGCCGCGCACGGACCTATGTGCGGATCGGTCACTGGCAGGCCGTGCTCGTGATGGTGATCGTGTTGGCCGCGTCGGGGATGGCGCGGGGGATCTGGGCAGCCGGGCAGCTTTGACCGGCGGATGGCGCCGGTTGCCGTTGCCGGGCCTGATCATTCTGGACCGACCGACGGGCCGAGCGACCGACAGACCGACCGGCGGGCCGTGGCCGCCCTAGTTCCATTTCCGTTTCCGTTCGATGCCGGCAGGATTTCCCGCCCGGCACCCGCCGATGCGCGGGCGAAGCGACGCACCGCCTTCCAGCCGGGCGGACCCGCCGCCCGGTTCGTCCCGCGTTCAGCGCACGAGGCAGGGGCGCTTGTTGTTGAACGTCCACCCCGGAATCAGATACTGCATCGCCGCCGCATCGTCGCGCGCGCCGAGCCCGTGTTGCTTGTACAGCTCGTGCGCGACCGCGACCGCATCCATGTCGATGTCGATGCCGAGGCCCGGCCGCTTCGGCACTTCAACGAGCCCGTTCTCGATCTTCAGCGGCTCGCGAGTGAGCCGTTCGCCATCCTGCCAGATCCAGTGCGTGTCGATCGCGGTGACTTGCCCGGGCGCCGCGGCCGCGACGTGCGTGAACATCGCGAGCGACACGTCGAAGTGGTTGTTCGAATGCGAACCCCACGTGAGGCCCCAGTCGCGGCACATCTGCGCGACGCGCACCGAGCCCTGCATCGTCCAGAAGTGCGGGTCGGCGAGCGGGATGTCGACGGCGTGCAGCTGCACCGCGTGGCCCATCTGGCGCCAGTCGGTCGCGATCATGTTGGTGGCCGTCGGCAGCCCGGTCGAGCGGCGGAATTCGGCCATCACCTCGCGGCCCGAGTAGCCGTTCTCCGCGCCGCACGGATCTTCCGCATACGCGAGCACGTGGTGCAGGTCTCGGCACAGCCGCACGGCCTCGTCGAGCGACCACGCGCCGTTCGGATCGAGCGTCACGCGCGCTTCGGGGAAGCGCTCGGCCAGCGCCGTCACGGCTTCGATCTCGCGCGCGCCTTCGAACACGCCGCCCTTCAGCTTGAAGTCGTTGAAACCGTAGCGCGCGTGCGCGGCTTCGGCGAGGCGCACGACCGCCTCGGGCGTCAGCGCGGCCTCGTCGCGCACGCGGGTCCACTCGTCGGTCGCGCCGCGGCCGTCGCGATAGGGCAGCGCGGTCTTGCCGCGGTCGCCGACGTAGAACAGGTAGCCGAGCATCTCGACGCGCTCGCGCTGCTGCCCTTCGCCGAGCAGCGCGGCCACGGGCACGCCGAGATGCTGGCCGAGCAGGTCGAGCAGCGCGGCTTCGAGCGCGGTGACCGCGTGGATCGTGGTGCGCAGGTCGAACGTCTGCAGGCCGCGGCCGCTCACGTCGCGATCGGCAAAGGTGCGCCGCACGTCGTTGAGCACCGCGTGGTAGTTGCCGACCGGCTGGCCGACGACGAGCGCGCGCGCATCCTCGAGCGTGCGGCGGATGCTTTCGCCGCCCGGCACTTCGCCGACGCCGGTCCGGCCCGCGCTGTCCTTCAGGATCACGAGGTTGCGGGTGAAGAACGGACCGTGCGCGCCGCTCAGGTTGAGCAGCATGCTGTCGTGGCCGGCGACCGGAATGGCTTGCAGCTCGACGATGCGCGGCGTGTCGTGGGAAGGCGAGGCAGTGACGGCGTTCATGGCGGCGATGGCGAAAGAGTGGGCGATGCCGTGCGGCAAAATCTTTGCCGCGCGCGGCGGGAGGTGCGATCATTCGACAACCGACCTGCGCGGCGCGCAAGCCCCGCATGTCGACAGCAACCCGAATGGGCGGGAGCGACCAGCTTGATGCCGATGTCGCGCGCAAGCGCGAATATCGGTCGATCGCGAACCACGGGACCGGTAGGCGCCGATGCGCGTGCCTCGGTCAACAGGAGATCCGTGTGGCGATCATCAGTCGTCGGATGACTTGTGACGCAGTATAATGAATCATCGGCGTTCGCTCAAACCCCGCGTAAACCCTCGGCTCACATTACGATCATTCAAAAAGGAACCGGCCTCATGTCCGTGCCCACGCTTCCTGCTGCGCCGCGCCGTCGCGCACGCAGCCTCGCACAAGATGTCGTCGACGCGCTGACCGCGCAGATCGAAAACGGCACGCTGCGTCCCGGTGACAAGCTGCCGACCGAAACCGAAGTCATGGCGGCGCAGGGCGTCAGCCGCACGGTCGTGCGCGAAGCGATTTCGCGGATGCAGGCGAGCCACCTCATCGAGACGCGCCACGGCATCGGCAGCTTCGTGCTCGAACCGTCGCGCCGCCAGGCGCTCGGCATCGATCCCGCGACCATCATGACGCTGCGCGACGTGCTCGCGGTGCTCGAGCTGCGCATCAGCCTCGAAAGCGAATGCGCGAGCCTCGCCGCGCAGCGCGCGAACGACACCGACCTCGCCGCGCTGCGGCGTGCGCTCGACGCGATCGCGTCGGGGGCGGGCGGCGGGCGCGACACCGCGCAGCTCGACTTCAACTTCCACCTGCAGATCGCGCAGTCCACCGGCAACCGCTACTTCGTCGACATCATGACGCAGCTCGGCGCGTCGATCATCCCGCGCACGCGTGTGAACTCGGCGCGCTTCGCCGGCGACGACCTCGAGCGCTATGTCGGCCGGCTCAATCACGAGCACGAGGACATCTACGAGGCGATCGCGCGTCACGATCCGGAAGCCGCGCGTGCTGCCATGCGCACGCACCTGACCAACAGTCGCGAGCGGCTGCGCCGCGCACACGAGGCGGCCGAGGCGGAACGCGACACGCAGACCAACTGACGCGACGCCGCCTACACGGCCCGCGCGTCGCGACGGGCCGTAACCTCAACATCAGACATCGTATGAGATCGGCGTCATTGCGCCGATCGTTTCGCGGCCGCAGCACCTTCGCCTGTTCCCGCATCATGTGAAGGCGGGTCGGGCGGCGTTCCCGCCGCCGCCCGTCGCGCGTAGGCGGCCCGGCTACCCAGGCCGCCCATCCGCTTCGATTAGCCCCCCTTCGTCACGATCGTCTTCCACGCACCGTTCTTCACCTGGTACAGCGTCGACATCCCGCTCTTCAGCGAGCCGTCGTTCGCGAACGAGATCCGGCCGGTGATGCCCTCGAAATCGATCTTCTTCAGCGCCGGACGGTAGACCTTCGGATCGGTCGAGTTG from Burkholderia ambifaria AMMD includes:
- a CDS encoding glycosyltransferase family 4 protein — protein: MRIAQIAPLHEAVPPKLYGGTERVVSYLTEALVEMGHDVTLFASGDSQTSAKLEACWPQALRLDPTIRDVMAPHMLLLEQVRRRAEEFDVLHCHIDYYPFSLFSRQPVPHLTTMHGRLDLPELQPIFNAFSDVPVVSISDNQRIPLPQANWLSTVYHGLPENLLTPIPNVKPSYLAFLGRISPEKRVDTAIRIAEQAGLPIKIAAKLDKADRAYYEEKIKPLFALPHVEYIGEISESEKTEFLGNAHALLFPIDWPEPFGLVMIEAMACGTPVIAFKRGSVPEVIDNGVSGFVVEDELSAVAALNRLDTLPREKVRAAFEARFSSKVMAQNYVKGYEELLRQKHRTVLREVNAN
- the otsA gene encoding alpha,alpha-trehalose-phosphate synthase (UDP-forming); translated protein: MSRLIIVSNRVAPISEGEPAAGGLAIGVYDALKETGGMWFGWSGEVVASGAPQIRIEERGPVTFATVGLSRRDYDQYYRGFSNATLWPAFHYRADLIQYDRHEFDGYRRVNVWLAQQLVPLLQDDDVIWVHDYHLIPFARALREAGVKNRIGFFLHIPFPAAQVLVNVPPHRELVESLCAFDLLGFQTEPDLRAFCDYIEFEAGGEVAREGHTVRVSAFGNTLRAAAYPIGVYPDEIASLAQAAENGKAVRTLATSLRGRQLIMSVDRLDYSKGLVERFRAFEKLLEHQTSIRNRVSFLQIAPSTRADLRAYQDIRLQLEAESGRINGRYAELDWAPILYIHRQYDRQVLAALYRLARVGFVTPLRDGMNLVAKEYVSAQNPDDPGVLVLSRFAGAARELTGALIVNPIDIDGMADALSQALTMPLAERRARYADMIAQLRENNVSVWRDNFLRDLQRV
- a CDS encoding ABC transporter ATP-binding protein produces the protein MESLTPAQRNAHNAKLSSYAHRPIAFLFRYIRLHPVAHLVVLCSVLAAVGCALGSQYAIKHLIDVLATGRHHPGPLWSAFALLVGLIAADNLLWRVGGWAAAHTFVAVTGDLRRDLFQYLIGHSPTYYSEKQPGTLASRITATSNAVYTSENTMAWNVLPPCIAVMGAILMIIVVNPLMAAGLLGCSAVLSIILFKLAGRGSARHHAFAAKAAAVDGELVDVIGNMGLVRAFGMTVREQKRFSATIKAEMDARQQSLFYLEKLRLLHAVITAMLSAGLLGWALWLWDQGRATSGDIVLVSSLGFTILHGTRDLAVALVDVTQHVARLSEAVKTLLEPHGMPDHSDAKPLAATGGRVDFERVTFAYPHRRAILDHFDLHIEPGQRVGLIGKSGAGKSTVLALLQRFYDTQDGVVKVDGQDVKVITQDSLRHAIALVPQDISLLHRTIYDNIAYGRPDATREQVLAAARDARCAEFIEAMPEGYDTIVGDRGVKLSGGQRQRIAIARAILKDAPILLLDEATSALDSSSEEAIQSALDRLMVGRTVIAIAHRLSTLRNFDRIIVMSNGKVIDDGSPDVLRNRPGLYRDLLAKQHGRHHAPDGTAPTGERVA
- a CDS encoding DUF2214 family protein → MIVRWLLAAVHLMAFGVAFAAIAGRNRALRRVIASAQAADLPGVFKADAAWGLSALVLIATGLARAFGGFEKGSAYYLHEPLFHLKMTALVLILLLEVVPMLGLIRWRVAARRQQMPDLGRARTYVRIGHWQAVLVMVIVLAASGMARGIWAAGQL
- the gudD gene encoding glucarate dehydratase, with amino-acid sequence MNAVTASPSHDTPRIVELQAIPVAGHDSMLLNLSGAHGPFFTRNLVILKDSAGRTGVGEVPGGESIRRTLEDARALVVGQPVGNYHAVLNDVRRTFADRDVSGRGLQTFDLRTTIHAVTALEAALLDLLGQHLGVPVAALLGEGQQRERVEMLGYLFYVGDRGKTALPYRDGRGATDEWTRVRDEAALTPEAVVRLAEAAHARYGFNDFKLKGGVFEGAREIEAVTALAERFPEARVTLDPNGAWSLDEAVRLCRDLHHVLAYAEDPCGAENGYSGREVMAEFRRSTGLPTATNMIATDWRQMGHAVQLHAVDIPLADPHFWTMQGSVRVAQMCRDWGLTWGSHSNNHFDVSLAMFTHVAAAAPGQVTAIDTHWIWQDGERLTREPLKIENGLVEVPKRPGLGIDIDMDAVAVAHELYKQHGLGARDDAAAMQYLIPGWTFNNKRPCLVR
- a CDS encoding FadR/GntR family transcriptional regulator, producing MSVPTLPAAPRRRARSLAQDVVDALTAQIENGTLRPGDKLPTETEVMAAQGVSRTVVREAISRMQASHLIETRHGIGSFVLEPSRRQALGIDPATIMTLRDVLAVLELRISLESECASLAAQRANDTDLAALRRALDAIASGAGGGRDTAQLDFNFHLQIAQSTGNRYFVDIMTQLGASIIPRTRVNSARFAGDDLERYVGRLNHEHEDIYEAIARHDPEAARAAMRTHLTNSRERLRRAHEAAEAERDTQTN
- the otsB gene encoding trehalose-phosphatase — protein: MQSVPASLSLTDTAFFFDFDGTLVELAPTPDSIHVPPSLLTLLDELRRRSHGALAVVSGRGIDNLDAFLNMPDLPIAGLHGAERRDANGDTQRIGFNDDRLLRIERELASVVDRHPGMLLEIKGAAVALHYRNAPEREPAAREAAERLVAEYADAYVLQPGKMVFEIKPKGVDKGRALAAFLDEPPFAGRVPLFAGDDLTDEKGFAVVNARGGLSIKVGAGETSARMRLDSVDALHAQIARWLGAEQRGA